In one Dermatophilaceae bacterium Sec6.4 genomic region, the following are encoded:
- a CDS encoding methylenetetrahydrofolate reductase — MSQAEQASESERGPRVDIPALLSDPTPTFSFEFSPPRDDAGEKLLWEAIRRVEQARPSFISVTYGAGGSTRDRTVRVTGRIERETTLSTMAHLTCVGSSIAQLRQVVGEYADAGIRNILALRGDPAGGLGTSWTAHPEGLDHADQLVSLVASLGAFTIGVAAFPDKHPESATLQEEADVLVRKADAGASFAITQMVTDVDTYLRLRDLVASRGRDLPIVPGLMPVTYASQLERMTKLNGQPLASDVVERIQGVAGDKDAVRRVGVQICTEHATRLLKEGAPGIHFITMNRSVATLEVYRNVAGSTAFAPHTARTPVTA; from the coding sequence ATGTCCCAGGCTGAACAAGCGAGCGAATCCGAGCGTGGTCCCCGGGTTGATATCCCGGCGCTGTTGTCCGATCCGACCCCGACCTTCAGCTTCGAGTTCTCTCCACCGCGCGACGATGCCGGAGAAAAGCTGCTGTGGGAGGCCATCCGTCGCGTCGAGCAGGCGAGGCCCTCGTTCATATCGGTGACCTACGGCGCTGGAGGTTCCACCCGCGATCGGACGGTACGCGTCACTGGTCGGATCGAGCGCGAAACCACGCTGAGCACCATGGCGCACCTCACCTGTGTCGGCTCCAGCATCGCGCAACTACGACAGGTCGTCGGCGAGTACGCCGATGCTGGGATACGCAATATCCTCGCGCTGCGAGGTGATCCTGCGGGCGGGTTGGGAACATCCTGGACCGCGCACCCGGAGGGGTTGGATCATGCCGATCAGCTGGTGTCCTTGGTCGCCTCGCTGGGTGCTTTTACGATCGGGGTGGCGGCATTCCCCGACAAGCACCCGGAGTCCGCCACCTTGCAGGAAGAAGCTGACGTGCTTGTTCGCAAGGCTGACGCCGGTGCATCGTTTGCGATCACCCAGATGGTGACGGACGTCGACACCTATCTGCGGTTGCGCGATCTCGTCGCGTCGCGGGGTCGTGACCTGCCGATCGTGCCAGGGTTGATGCCGGTCACCTACGCGAGTCAGCTGGAGCGGATGACCAAACTCAACGGACAGCCGTTGGCGTCGGATGTGGTCGAGCGGATCCAGGGTGTTGCCGGCGACAAGGACGCGGTCCGCAGGGTCGGCGTCCAGATCTGCACCGAGCACGCAACCCGGCTGCTGAAGGAGGGTGCACCCGGCATTCACTTCATCACGATGAATCGCAGCGTTGCCACGTTGGAGGTCTACCGCAACGTGGCGGGCAGTACAGCGTTCGCCCCGCACACTGCTCGGACCCCGGTCACCGCCTGA
- a CDS encoding SAV_6107 family HEPN domain-containing protein, which yields MIITSRTLDSSQTLDTRAEQSGSIPARQGSDTAIAAAPPATVLELIDRARDALLEACHSQDTVERHRLAQLGALRAAAAALASRSRSKKSPRRRDVWDSLGVLHPELAEWAQFFAMTAVRGTEAAQGRVHLNGREADDLLRQAEVFIESVMSRLGLPMMGPLPGCVPAFQRT from the coding sequence ATGATCATCACTTCTCGAACCCTGGATTCTTCTCAGACCCTCGACACCAGAGCCGAACAATCCGGATCGATTCCCGCACGGCAAGGGTCGGACACGGCAATTGCAGCCGCTCCTCCCGCCACGGTGCTGGAGCTGATCGACCGGGCTCGTGATGCTTTGCTGGAGGCCTGTCACAGCCAGGACACTGTCGAACGTCATCGCCTTGCCCAACTCGGTGCGCTGCGTGCGGCGGCCGCTGCGCTGGCCAGCCGATCAAGATCGAAGAAGTCGCCTCGTCGCCGAGATGTCTGGGACTCCCTGGGCGTGCTACATCCCGAGCTGGCCGAATGGGCTCAGTTCTTCGCAATGACCGCAGTTCGAGGAACAGAGGCGGCTCAGGGGCGCGTGCACCTGAACGGTCGAGAGGCCGACGATCTGTTGCGCCAGGCGGAGGTTTTCATCGAGTCGGTGATGTCCCGACTCGGCCTTCCGATGATGGGCCCGCTTCCTGGGTGTGTGCCCGCGTTTCAACGGACGTAG